The nucleotide sequence GCGGGAACTTGGCGAAGGCGGTGACGGCGCGGGCGTGCGCCGCGTTCTCGACGTGCGGGATCGCGACGACGTCGGCGCCGAAGTCGAGTGCCTGCTGGATCGGTCCGCGTTCCGGGCCCAGCACCTTGGCGATGACCTCGAGGCCGATGGCCTTGGCCAGGGGGATGAACCGCTCGAGGGCGGCGAGGTCGAAGGTGCCGTGCTCGATGTCGAGGACGACGGCCCCGCAGCCCACCTGACGGGCGATCTCGGCGGCGGCCACGTTGGGTCCGGACAGCCAGATGGCGTACCGGCGGTCGGGCGTGACGGTCATGGTGCCTCCTGTCGTGTGGCACGCGCCACAGTCATCGTACATTCTGTGTATACACGTCGTGTACGAGTTGTGTCCAGTAGTCTCGGCCATGCCAGCAGGATGCGCAACGGGAAGGGCCGGACCGGTGTCGATCAGTACGGTGAGCGACGCGGACTCGCCCCGTTCGGCACGCGACCGCGTGTACGAGTGGGTGCGGGACGAGATCATCCGCGGCGCGCTGCCCGGGGGCCGCTTCCTCGACGAAGTGTGGGTGTCCGAGCTGGTGGGCACCTCCCGCACGCCGGTGCGCGAGGCGTTCCACCGGCTGAATTCGGAGAGGTTCATCGACCTGCTGCCGCGACGCGGCGCCCAGGTGCGCAACGTGACCGCGCGCGAACTCGAGGAGGTCTACGCCGCACGTCGGCTGATCGAGGGGCACGCCGCGCGGGCACTGTGCCAGGCGGGGGCCGGGGCGCCCGCCGACCTCGACGACCTCGCCGAGGCCATGGAAGTGGCGGGCCGCGAACAGGACTGGTTCACCGTGGCGCGACTGGACCGGGACTTCCACCGCGCCATCGTCGGCGCCCACGGCAACACCGTGCTCGCCGAGCTGTACGACGCGCTACGGTCGCGCCAGCAACGGGTCGCCGTGCGCGCGTTGCAGATTCGCCCGCAACGGGTCCCGGAGATCGACGCTCAGCACCGCGCGATCATCGCCGCACTGGCCGCGAACGACGAGGACCGCGCCGCCGCCCTGCTCGACGAGCACCTGCGGCCCATCCAGGAGATCATCTCCGCCCTGGGTTGACGCGCTCAGGACAGCGTGACGAGCGCCCGCGCGATGGCGTCGAGGTCGTTGTCGGTGAGGTCGACGTGCGGTGAGACCCGCAGCGCCGGCCTGGTCATCTCGCCGGGCGCCCGTTCGACGCCCAGGTACGTCGTGACGATGCGGTGCTCGGCGATCAACCGCGCCCGCACCTCGGCCGCGTCGACGCCGTCGGGCGGCCGCAGCGTCGTGATGGCGCTCGGTTCGTCGTCGCGCTCGATGACCT is from Mycolicibacterium grossiae and encodes:
- a CDS encoding GntR family transcriptional regulator, whose translation is MSISTVSDADSPRSARDRVYEWVRDEIIRGALPGGRFLDEVWVSELVGTSRTPVREAFHRLNSERFIDLLPRRGAQVRNVTARELEEVYAARRLIEGHAARALCQAGAGAPADLDDLAEAMEVAGREQDWFTVARLDRDFHRAIVGAHGNTVLAELYDALRSRQQRVAVRALQIRPQRVPEIDAQHRAIIAALAANDEDRAAALLDEHLRPIQEIISALG